In the Penaeus chinensis breed Huanghai No. 1 chromosome 31, ASM1920278v2, whole genome shotgun sequence genome, one interval contains:
- the LOC125041731 gene encoding F-box/LRR-repeat protein 20-like — MADATDGDSGEEEFLDCSGVSPACLFHREECSLFAISGGNVVIEDLEELDINSEPKARDEILSSALAEDEAATSGSLSHSHSPQQTDTSTACDSVVTEPSSSSSSSPLSPKVCHIDNLPNEILLEIFSYFTVVELFAIISPVCTRWRRLSQDPTLRKKLVFSFQRPVAGDRICELLAGSPHLLSLELQSREDGGDLLRQAATSCKKLREITTKFCDGLNEDVLRALVENCPDIRHFNAEGSRISCSECYFAIAEFHNLRHLNLSHCQFLDNSGLVAIAKQCRQLEYLNIDGITKIYDYSVVCLTQEVGPSLKFLFLDGENLTDASYTSLAACKHLKMLGVSFCEQMTDVGLSGITGLCELTWMKLRKGVHLTSKGLQSFFSSGHLSNLTHLNLGECSSMNDDVLFAVAEKCPRLTNVVLHWCWDITDVGMTALVSNCSRLRVLDLVGLVQLTGTSFVNVQTALPDLLILDLEQCNTINDTILQRIVEEQPSLTVFDYWGDPVMPPNPKDSDSSENVG, encoded by the coding sequence atgGCCGATGCGACGGACGGCGATAGTGGCGAAGAGGAATTCTTAGACTGCAGTGGAGTATCTCCGGCATGCCTCTTCCACAGAGAGGAGTGCAGTCTTTTTGCAATTTCCGGAGGGAATGTGGTCATAGAAGATTTAGAAGAATTAGATATAAATTCAGAACCAAAGGCCAGAGATGAAATTCTATCAAGTGCCTTAGCAGAAGATGAAGCAGCCACATCAGGAAGCTTAAGTCACAGCCATTCTccccaacagacagacacaagtacCGCATGTGATTCTGTTGTGACtgaaccttcttcctcttcttcctcttcccctttatcaccGAAAGTATGTCACATAGATAATCTACCGAATGAGATACTATTAGAAATATTTTCTTACTTTACCGTGGTCGAGTTGTTTGCCATTATCTCTCCAGTTTGTACAAGATGGAGGAGATTAAGTCAAGATCCAACACTCAGGAAGAAACTGGTTTTTTCCTTCCAACGACCAGTTGCAGGCGACAGGATCTGTGAGCTGCTGGCCGGGTCTCCGCACCTGCTTTCCCTGGAGCTGCAGAGCCGTGAAGATGGCGGAGACCTGCTTCGTCAGGCAGCTACTTCTTGTAAGAAGCTCCGGGAAATCACAACAAAATTTTGTGATGGACTGAATGAGGACGTTCTTAGGGCTTTGGTGGAGAACTGTCCGGATATCAGGCATTTTAATGCAGAAGGCTCTCGAATCAGTTGCAGCGAATGTTATTTTGCAATTGCAGAGTTTCATAACCTAAGGCACTTGAATTTGTCACACTGTCAGTTCTTGGATAACTCGGGCCTTGTTGCAATAGCTAAACAGTGTCGCCAGTTAGAATACTTAAACATAGACGGCATTACTAAAATTTATGACTATTCCGTAGTATGCCTAACACAGGAAGTTGGTCCCTCTCTAAAGTTTTTGTTCTTGGACGGAGAAAATCTGACTGATGCTTCGTACACTTCCCTGGCAGCTTGTAAACACCTCAAAATGCTCGGAGTTTCATTCTGCGAGCAAATGACAGATGTTGGGCTGTCTGGTATTACTGGACTCTGTGAACTGACGTGGATGAAGCTACGCAAGGGCGTCCACCTGACTTCAAAAGGCTTACAAAGTTTCTTTAGCAGTGGCCACCTGTCAAACCTGACTCACTTGAACTTAGGAGAATGCAGCTCAATGAACGATGATGTCTTATTTGCAGTAGCGGAGAAGTGTCCACGTCTTACGAATGTTGTCCTGCATTGGTGTTGGGATATAACTGATGTGGGCATGACTGCCTTAGTATCCAATTGCTCACGGCTGCGAGTGCTAGATTTAGTGGGCCTGGTTCAACTCACTGGTACTTCCTTCGTTAACGTTCAAACTGCACTGCCAGATCTGCTCATTCTGGACTTGGAACAGTGCAATACTATCAATGACACTATCCTACAGCGTATCGTAGAAGAACAGCCTTCACTAACAGTTTTTGATTACTGGGGCGATCCAGTAATGCCTCCAAACCCAAAAGACTCGGACAGCTCCGAAAATGTAGGTTGA
- the LOC125042094 gene encoding ceramide synthase 5-like, producing MAVLLSWGESLNAWFWNPDESHSSGRAFPKGARETAQTTQGRRWLRQRVVSARSTDVEKFNDCAWQALYYSLYCVMGFVVLWDKAWLWDIKHCWYDYPEQSVDNDIWWYYMTALGFYWCMTLTHFIQHQRKDSLQMFIHHVLTIMLIVFSWTVNFVRLGSLVLIVHECADIPMLFAKMSKLFGRRDLMDKFFVVFVLLWLSTRTGLFPLWILNNSLFEAHVILDVELIPVYYIFNGMMLTLFLIHVVWTYLILRILVTKLLDHKLGGPPLLLGRLG from the exons ATGGCAGTGTTGCTGAGTTGGGGTGAGAGCCTGAACGCCTGGTTCTGGAATCCGGAT GAATCACACTCCAGCGGAAGGGCATTTCCCAAAGGGGCGCGAGAGACGGCTCAAACGACGCAAGGGCGAAGGTGGCTGAGGCAGCGCGTCGTGTCTGCGAGGTCTACTGATGTGGAGAAGTTTAACGACTGCGCATGGCAGGCGCTGTACTACAGCCTGTACTGCGTGATGGGGTTTGTGGTGCTTTGGGACAAGGCGTGGCTGTGGGACATCAAGCACTGCTGGTACGACTACCCCGAGCAGAGCGTGGACAACGATATTTGGTGGTACTACATGACGGCGCTCGGCTTCTACTGGTGCATGACACTCACGCATTTCATCCAACACCAAAGGAAGGACTCGCTGCAGATGTTCATCCACCACGTCCTCACCATCATGCTCATCGTCTTCTCGTGGACGGTCAACTTCGTGCGTCTCGGCTCGCTCGTGCTGATCGTCCACGAGTGCGCTGACATCCCCATGTTGTTTGCCAAGATGAGCAAGCTCTTCGGGCGTCGGGACTTGATGGACAAATTCTTCGTGGTGTTCGTGCTGTTGTGGCTAAGCACGAGGACCGGACTGTTCCCCCTGTGGATCCTCAACAACTCACTGTTTGAGGCACACGTGATTCTCGATGTAGAGCTCATCCCTGTCTATTACATCTTCAATGGGATGATGCTTACGCTGTTCTTGATCCACGTCGTCTGGACGTACCTCATCCTCAGGATTCTCGTCACGAAGCTCCTAGACCACAAATTAGGAGGACCTCCGCTCCTCCTCGGACGCCTCGGCTGA
- the LOC125041734 gene encoding ceramide synthase 2-like, giving the protein MLFRFSFLEPRLFRPLARSMGVSDWRPAPPAFDATLEALYRRYQTKVPAQVIVETSKTNNLSPRQVQRWLNRKHAVLKSTRYEKFMDCAYDFSCHTFMCIFGFVVMVTKPWLWNITLCWRDYPHHSISADVWWYYMLCLAYFWSTTIIQIPKPAHRVSDKVQMMSHHLFTILLMVFSWTCNFVRVGTLVLVVHECADVPLQAAKIFKHAGIDTLTDVMFAVFVILWLATRCCVFPLWIMHSVFFEATTFMFMPSAYLFMGLLVGLLVLNLGWTWIILSIVVRKLSAGTLQDVRSSGEEESEDESQMRNGIKRE; this is encoded by the coding sequence ATGCTGTTCCGCTTCTCATTCTTGGAGCCCCGTTTGTTCCGCCCCTTGGCGCGCAGCATGGGTGTCTCCGACTGGCGTCCGGCCCCTCCGGCCTTCGATGCCACTCTCGAGGCCCTTTATCGACGCTACCAGACCAAGGTTCCCGCGCAGGTGATCGTCGAGACCTCGAAGACCAACAACTTGTCCCCTCGCCAGGTGCAGAGATGGCTGAACCGAAAGCATGCCGTATTAAAATCAACCAGGTACGAGAAGTTCATGGACTGCGCTTATGATTTTTCTTGTCAcacttttatgtgtatttttggcTTCGTCGTCATGGTGACGAAACCATGGCTGTGGAACATTACACTATGCTGGAGGGATTATCCACATCACAGCATAAGCGCCGACGTCTGGTGGTACTACATGCTGTGCTTGGCTTACTTTTGGTCCACAACCATCATCCAGATACCAAAGCCGGCACACAGAGTCTCAGACAAGGTTCAGATGATGTCGCACCATTTGTTTACGATTCTCCTGATGGTGTTCTCGTGGACATGTAACTTCGTCCGCGTTGGGACGCTGGTTCTCGTGGTCCATGAATGTGCCGACGTCCCTCTTCAGGCCGCCAAGATATTCAAGCACGCAGGCATCGACACACTCACAGATGTGATGTTCGCGGTGTTCGTCATCCTATGGCTGGCAACCCGCTGTTGCGTCTTCCCTCTCTGGATCATGCACAGCGTCTTCTTCGAGGCCACCACCTTCATGTTCATGCCCTCAGCCTACCTCTTCATGGGGCTTCTGGTGGGCCTCCTCGTCCTCAACCTGGGATGGACGTGGATCATCCTGAGTATTGTGGTCCGGAAGCTCAGTGCAGGAACCTTACAGGATGTCCGGTCGTCAGGCGAAGAGGAATCGGAGGATGAGTCCCAGATGAGGAATGGGATCAAAAGGGAGTAG
- the LOC125041730 gene encoding lysine-specific demethylase 8-like: MCSLPKPANTVVKNRDAEVDILQKLAKLVRKGLDLVRRRVSEEAEEVLRSTRTKEPVEGKNRAGETTTQATLQERAKREREIEARGDQGLIKRIRDDEAYTDEEDEASSGNDLSPTGRSFREENGFTDDEGTTGKSRPYISSPPSSHFTEDMLPVGVEEEVVGGWVRGTIARLLSFVGFPSTPREAAVSANALLDYTWQKLNTGHWQDVPKTWRLVFTWGSIAAVHILLADLQLSLSGGVNAPHTHFSSAAEIVRACDRGLLMGAPIGDNPLHEVASLFNLHARLSSGTSMADLPLEGLPVTQQDKATVHYPLPSEHCPPLDRFLLNYMNKVVPVKLLGIVDHWPALKKWRIPYLRELAGARTVPVEVGARYTDSTWSQTLLSLEDYLTRFVSQPAAGAATGYLAQHQLLDQIPELRDDLLVPDYCHLGEEEPRLHAWLGPRGTVSPLHHDPDHNILVQVLGYKYIRLYAEDQSLLLYPHPDPLLSNTSQAEIEGPQADWPLLQQAQYHDLILAPGESLYIPPRYWHYVRSLSTSFSVSFWWR; the protein is encoded by the exons ATGTGTTCGCTTCCGAAACCCGCGAACACAGTCGTAAAGAACCGTGATGCTGAAGTTGACATCCTACAGAAGCTGGCCAAGTTGGTTCGGAAGGGCCTGGATCTGGTGAGGAGGAGAGTGagcgaggaggcagaggaggttcTTAGATCCACGAGAACAAAAGAACCGGTTGAGGGGAAGAACCGGGCAGGGGAAACTACAACCCAAGCCACACTTCAGGAACGcgccaaaagagaaagagagattgaagctCGTGGAGATCAAGGACTCATAAAACGCATTAGAGATGATGAAGCTTATACCGACGAAGAGGATGAAGCGTCCTCCGGGAACGACTTGTCACCTACGGGAAGAAGTTTTCGAGAGGAAAACGGCTTCACGGATGACGAGGGAACAACGGGCAAGAGTCGTCCATATATTTCCTCCCCACCATCGAGTCATTTCACGGAGGACATGCTCCCGGTCggcgtggaagaggaggtggtgggtgggtgggtgaggggaacgATCGCCAGGTTGCTCAGCTTTGTGGGTTTTCCTTCGACGCCCCGGGAGGCAGCTGTCTCGGCGAACGCGCTCCTGGATTACACGTGGCAGAAGCTGAATACAG GCCATTGGCAAGATGTCCCGAAAACTTGGCGCCTTGTTTTCACCTGGGGAAGCATCGCGGCCGTACACATTCTCCTGGCAGATCTGCAATTGTCCCTCAGCGGCGGCGTCAACGCTCCCCACACCCATTTTTCGTCAGCGGCCGAGATTGTCCGGGCGTGCGACCGCGGCCTCCTGATGGGCGCTCCAATTGGTGACAATCCCCTCCACGAGGTGGCTTCCCTTTTCAACCTCCACGCCCGATTGTCTTCCGGCACGTCGATGGCCGATCTCCCTCTGGAGGGCCTCCCCGTCACCCAGCAAGACAAGGCCACGGTccactaccctctcccttccgaGCACTGTCCTCCTCTGGATCGTTTCCTCTTGAACTACATGAACAAAGTGGTCCCTGTCAAACTCCTAGGCATCGTAGACCACTGGCCAGCCCTCAAGAAGTGGCGGATCCCCTACCTAAGAGAATTAGCGGGCGCCCGCACAGTTCCAGTGGAGGTGGGTGCCCGCTACACCGACTCCACGTGGTCGCAGACGCTACTCTCCCTTGAAGACTACCTGACTCGCTTCGTGAGCCAGCCCGCCGCTGGTGCGGCCACAGGTTACCTGGCGCAGCATCAACTGCTGGACCAAATACCAGAGCTCCGCGACGACCTCCTGGTACCAGACTACTGCCACCTGGGGGAGGAGGAGCCGCGCCTCCACGCATGGCTAGGGCCTCGAGGTACCGTGAGTCCCTTGCATCACGACCCGGATCACAACATCCTTGTCCAG GTACTAGGGTACAAGTACATCCGCCTGTACGCAGAGGACCAGAGCCTTCTGCTGTATCCTCATCCAGACCCCCTGCTGAGCAACACGTCGCAAGCAGAGATCGAAGGCCCACAGGCAGACTGGCCGCTCCTCCAGCAGGCACAATACCATGACTTGATCCTGGCACCCGGGGAGTCGCTCTACATCCCTCCCCGCTACTGGCACTATGTCAGGTCCCTTTCGACCTCCTTCTCAGTGTCCTTCTGGTGGCGATGA
- the LOC125042093 gene encoding ceramide synthase 2-like: MVDMSYVDVFLSPSTRQYISNNTMQTKPSVLSWSGTLGTESIGRLLHQFSTSFWRPDIWLLDGMTWEDMQPSEKLRYPEFSDVWVYPLLFSAVFICLRYFFAEPLVLNPLAKWVGMTQVRPNPPVPSKVLEGVYQAHGTTPPAPVLQEASQETDLTKRQVERWLRRRKAFMKPTKYDKFMDCGFNFICHSVFCVYGCLIMYGKSWLWDIKLCWTDYPNHAIDDDVWWYYMVLLSYFWAESFMLIPATGRKPSDKVQTLCHHFFTVLLMVFSWTCNFVRIGTLVLLVHECADIPLLAAKMHVYAGIKDRIEILFGTFLVLWLVTRCYLFPFWIMHSIFTHPTPYLGMPAAYFLKALICGLFVLNAIWTYLIGAILVRKLCGGVLEDLRSDAEDSSDQDISRKTD, encoded by the exons ATGGTTGACATGAGTTACGTCGACGTCTTCCTGAGTCCGTCCACCCGACAGTACATCAGCAACAACACCATG CAGACGAAACCCAGTGTCCTCTCGTGGTCGGGGACTCTGGGAACCGAGTCG ATTGGTAGGCTGTTACACCAGTTTTCGACATCATTCTGGCGTCCAGACATATGGCTTCTAGACGGGATGACGTGGGAAGACATGCAGCCGTCGGAGAAACTTCGTTACCCGGAGTTCAGTGACGTGTGGGTGTATCCTCTCCTGTTCAGTGCTGTTTTCATTTGCCTTCGTTACTTTTTCGCCGAGCCGTTAGTCCTGAATCCGCTTGCCAAGTGGGTCGGGATGACCCAAGTTCGCCCCAATCCTCCAGTTCCTAGCAAGGTCCTAGAGGGAGTCTACCAAGCGCATGGCACGACCCCGCCTGCACCAGTGTTGCAAGAAGCGTCTCAGGAAACCGATCTGACGAAGAGGCAAGTGGAGCGCTGGCTGAGGCGGAGGAAAGCTTTCATGAAGCCAACGAAATATGATAAGTTTATGGACTGTGGCTTCAATTTCATATGCCACAGCGTCTTCTGTGTTTATGGGTGTCTCATCATGTACGGCAAATCTTGGTTATGGGATATCAAGTTATGTTGGACAGACTACCCCAACCACGCCATTGACGACGACGTGTGGTGGTACTATATGGTTCTCTTGTCGTATTTTTGGGCAGAATCCTTTATGCTGATTCCTGCAACGGGACGCAAGCCCTCGGATAAAGTGCAGACACTCTGTCATCATTTCTTCACTGTACTTCTGATGGTGTTTTCTTGGACGTGCAATTTCGTGCGCATTGGTACACTGGTGCTGCTAGTCCACGAATGCGCAGATATCCCTCTCCTCGCAGCCAAAATGCATGTGTATGCTGGCATCAAAGACCGGATAGAGATCCTCTTTGGCACATTCCTTGTCCTATGGCTGGTAACTCGCTGTTACCTCTTTCCTTTCTGGATCATGCATAGTATCTTCACGCATCCTACTCCTTATTTAGGCATGCCAGCTGCTTACTTCCTGAAGGCGCTGATATGTGGTCTCTTCGTACTAAATGCAATCTGGACTTACCTGATCGGCGCCATACTTGTACGGAAGCTGTGTGGCGGTGTGCTTGAGGACTTGCGCTCGGATGCCGAAGATTCGTCAGATCAGGACATTTCTAGAAAGACAGACTAA